One Spinacia oleracea cultivar Varoflay chromosome 4, BTI_SOV_V1, whole genome shotgun sequence DNA segment encodes these proteins:
- the LOC110778267 gene encoding protein HLB1-like produces MLPLPYLKVGYLTAPPPGNPIGPHSDWKRTQFVLNHEGLYQIVSEQKTSRQSLSSKQVDGPNIKNRAVKVDIPDIVSVSASADLTLPPGAGLFIDTIHGPVYLVADSWESLDGWLDAIRLVYTIFARGLHSEDCALCEEFDVVREQWAKFFTNKYLLLALARLIELV; encoded by the exons ATG CTTCCTTTGCCCTATCTTAAAGTGGGATATCTGACGGCTCCACCTCCAGGAAATCCAATAGGCCCCCATAGTGATTGGAAGCGGACACAATTTGTCCTTAACCATGAGGGTCTTTATCAG ATTGTATCCGAACAAAAGACATCACGGCAGAGTCTTTCTAGCAAGCAAGTAGATGGgccaaatataaaaaatagaGCCGTCAAAGTTGACATCCCTGACATTGTTTCAGTGTCAGCATCTGCTGATCTTACTTTACCACCTGGGGCTGGACTCTTCATTGACACAATACACGGACCTGTATACTTG GTAGCTGACTCGTGGGAATCTTTGGATGGTTGGCTGGATGCAATTCGTTTAGTTTACACAATTTTTGCTCGAG gtctacactccgaggattgcgccttatgcgaggaatttgatgtggttcgtgagcaatgggctaagttttttaccaacaagtatttattattggctttagcgcgcttgatcgagttggtttag